The proteins below are encoded in one region of Hordeum vulgare subsp. vulgare chromosome 3H, MorexV3_pseudomolecules_assembly, whole genome shotgun sequence:
- the LOC123439741 gene encoding two-component response regulator ORR42-like — MELKAKKSTSIKALLVEDIEVCRLVLSTILLALNCEVTLAVNGKEAVELFLEGKKFDIVLLDKDMPIMTGPEAVVKIRAMGEGDVKIVGVSADDHAMEAFMNAGADAFVPKPMRREVLIPIIQEIINKKKNAMV; from the exons ATGGAGCTCAAGGCCAAAAAATCCACCTCTATCAAGGCACtacttgttgaggacattgaagttTGTAGGCTGGTCCTCTCAACTATATTGCTCGCACTGAACTGTGAGGTTACTCTAGCCGTGAATGGGAAGGAAGCTGTTGAATTGTTCCTTGAGGGGAAGAAGTTTGATATTGTTTTGTTAGATAAGGACATGCCCATCATGACTGGTCCCGAG GCAGTTGTGAAGATCCGTgctatgggggaaggtgatgtgaAGATTGTTGGGGTTTCTGccgatgatcatgcaatggaggcATTCATGAATGCTGGTGCTGATGCTTTCGTGCCCAAACCAATGAGGAGGGAGGTTCTCATACCTATCATTCAGGAGATcatcaacaagaagaagaatgccATGGTCTAG